The sequence below is a genomic window from Frankiales bacterium.
TGCGCCGGCATCCCGGGCTCGCCTGCGGTCCGGGAGCGCCGGACCTGCCCGCTCCCCCGTCGGGGGATGGGCGTAGTCCAGCCGACCCGCAGCACCGGACGCAAGCATCAGGGCCTGCTCGCGCGGCGCGTCGCGCCGAGACGCCGGGTCCCCGACACCCGTCCGCCCCCTCGCGGGTGCACCCACCGGACGCATGGTGAGACACCGGTACGACGCAACCCGCGGGTAACCGGCAGGATGGACGCCGTACCGCGCCGCGACCCGGCCCAGGTGCGCAGGACCGGAACGACCGAGGAGTGGGATCCACCCGATGGCACCAGGACGAGACCGCGAGCCGCTGATCGCCGGCGGGCTCCCGACGCAGTACGTCGACGTCGACCCCGACGAGACGGGCGAGTGGATCGACTCGTTCGACGCGCTGGTGGCCAACGCCGGGCCCTACCGGGCCCGCTACATCATGCTCTCGCTGCTGCGCCGCGCGGCCGAGCAGAACGTCGGCGTCCCGAGCCTGCGCAGCACGGACTACATCAACACGATCCCGCCCGAGCGCGAGCCGTGGTTCCCCGGCGACGAGGAGATCGAGCACCGCATCCGGCAGTACGCCCGCTGGAACGCCGCGATCATGGTCCACCGGGCGCAGCGCCCCGGCGTCGGCGTCGGCGGCCACATCTCCACCTACGCCTCCACCGCCTCGCTCTACGAGGTCGGCTACAACCACTTCTTCCGCGGCAAGGACCACCCCGGCGGCGGCGACCAGATCTTCTTCCAGGGCCACGGCTCGCCCGGCATGTACGCCCGCGCCTTCCTCGAGGGCCGGCTCAGCGAGACCCAGATGGACGGCTTCCGCCAGGAGCTCTCGCACCCCGGCGGCGGCCTGTCGTCCTACCCGCACCCTCGGCTCATGCCGGAGTTCTGGGAGTTCCCCACCGTGTCCATGGGCCTCGGCCCCATCAACGCGATCTACCAGGCGCGGTTCAACCGCTACCTGCGCGACCGCGGCATCAAGGACACCAGCGACCAGCACGTGTGGGCCTTCCTCGGCGACGGCGAGATGGACGAGGTCGAGAGCCGCGGAGCGCTCCAACTCGCCGCCCAGGAGGAGCTCGACAACCTCACGTTCGTCGTCAACTGCAACCTGCAGCGGCTCGACGGGCCGGTCCGCGGCAACGGCAAGATCATCCAGGAGCTCGAGTCGTTCTTCCGCGGGGCCGGGTGGAACGTCATCAAGGTGATCTGGGGTCGCCGCTGGGACGAGCTGCTCGCGCAGGACTCCGACGGCGCGCTCGTCAACCTCATGAACCGCACGCCCGACGGCGACTTCCAGACCTACAAGGCCGAGAGCGGCGCCTACGTCCGCGAGCACTTCTTCGGCCGCGACCCGCGCACGCGCAAGATGGTCGAGGACTGGACCGACGAGGAGGTGTGGTCGCTGCGCCGCGGCGGCCACGACTACCGCAAGCTCTACGCCGCCTACTCGGCCGCGACCGAGCACACCGGCCAGCCCACCGTGATCCTCGCGAAGACCATCAAGGGCTGGACCCTGGGCAGCCACTTCGAGGGCCGCAACGCCACGCACCAGATGAAGAAGCTCACCCTCGACGACCTCAAGGCCTTCCGCGACACCCTGCAGATCCCGATCAGCGACGACGAGCTCGACGCCAAGCTGCCGCCCTACTACCACCCGGGCATGGACCACGAGCACATCCAGTACATGCTCGAGCGGCGCCGCGCGCTCGGCGGCCCGATCCCCCAGCGCCGCACGGTGGCCAAGCCGCTGCCGCAGCCGCCGGACTCGTCGTACGACGCCGTGCGCCGCGGATCGGGCAAGCAGGCGGTGGCCACGACGATGGCCTTCGTCCGGCTGCTCAAGGACCTCATGCGCGACCCCGAGATCGGCCGGCGGTTCGTGCCGATCATCCCGGACGAGGCGCGCACGTTCGGGATGGACTCGATGTTCCCGACGTCGAAGATCTACTCGCCGCACGGCCAGACCTACACCTCGGTCGACCGCGACCTGGTGCTGGCCTACAAGGAGGCGACCACCGGCCAGATCCTGCACGAGGGCATCAACGAGGCCGGGTCGGTCGCGTCGTTCACCGCCGTCGGGACGTCCTACGCCACGCACGGCGAGCCGATGATCCCGATCTACATCTTCTACTCGATGTTCGGCTTCCAGCGCACGGGCGACGCCTTCTGGGCGGCGATGGACCAGATGGCGCGCGGGTTCGTCCTCGGCGCCACGGCCGGTCGCACCACCCTCAACGGCGAGGGCCTCCAGCACGAGGACGGGCACTCGCACGTCCTCGCCCTCACCAACCCCGCGGTCGTCGCGTACGACGCGGCGTACGGCTACGAGCTCGGGCACATCGTCAAGGACGGCCTGCGCCGGATGTACGGCGAGGGGCCGGACGGCCAGGGCGAGAACGTCTTCTACTACCTCACGATGTACAACGAGCCCTACCCGCAGCCCGCGGAGCCCGAGGGCGTCGACGTCGAGGGGATCCTGCGCGGCCTCTACCTGCTGTCCCCCGCGACCGACGGCGACGGGCCGCGGGCGCAGATCCTGGCCTCCGGCGTCGCGGTGCCGTGGGCCCTGCGCGCCCAGGAGCTGCTCCTGGCCGACTGGGGCGTGCACGCGGACGTGTGGTCGGTGACGTCGTGGACCGAGCTGCGCCGCGACGGCCTGGCCGCGGACCGGCACAACCTGCTCGAGCCCACGGGCGAGCCGCGCACGGCGTACCTCGCCCAGAAGCTGGCCGGCCGCCCCGGCCCGTTCGTCGGCGTCTCGGACTACATGCGCGAGCTCCAGGACACCGTGCGGCCGTGGGTGCCCGGCGACTACGCCACCCTCGGCACCGACGGCTGGGGCATGTCCGACACCCGCGGGGCGCTGCGGCGCCACTTCCTGGTCGACGCCGAGAGCATCACGGTGCGCACCCTGGCCAGCCTGGCCGACCGCGGCGAGCTGCGGCGCGAGCAGGTGGCCGAGGCGATCGAGCGCTACCGCCTCACCGATCCCGCGGCCGCCGACGCCGGCAGCACGGAGGGCAGCGGGTGAGCCCCGCCACGGGGGACGGTCCCGGCGGCGGGCGCACCGCGCTCGTCACCGGTGCCACGCGCGGCCTGGGTCGCGCGGTCGCCGAGCGGCTGCTCGGCCTGGGCTACCAGGTGCTCGTGGCCGGTCGCGACGCCGAGCTCGTGGCGGCCACCGCGGCCGAGATCGGCGCGGGGGCCGTCGTCCTCGACGCCGCCGACCCGGCCAGCATCGAGCGGCTCGTCGAGGACGTCGAGAGCGAGGGCCTCGAGGTCTCGGTGCTGGTCAACAACGCCGGGGTCTGCCTGCCCGACGGCCCCCTGGCCGTCGACGAGGCCGACCTCTCGCTCCAGATGGCCACGAACCTGTACGGGCCGTGGCTGCTCATGCGGGCGTTCGTGCCCGCCATGGTGGAGCGCGGGCACGGCCGCGTGGTGAACGTGTCCAGCGAGGCGGGCTCCTTCGCCGGCGGCCCGACGCTCGGCGCCTACGGCGTGAGCAAGGCCGCGCTCAACGCGCTCACGGTCACCGTCGCGGCCGAGGTGCCCAGCGACGTCGACGTGCTCGTCAACGCGGTGTGCCCCGGCTGGGTCGCCACGGACATGGGCGGGCCGGCCGCGCCGCGCACGGTGGAGCAGGGCGTCGAGGGGATCGTGTGGGCGGCCACGCTGCCCGCGGGCGGCCCTCGGGGCGGGTTCTTCCGCGACGGCGAGCCGCTGGCCTGGTGACGGGCGGGGCGATGGCCCCGCCCGCTCCACGAGCCGTGCAGACCGGGCCGGCCGTCAGCCGAGCCGGGCGTGCATCTCCCACACCAGCACCTCGGCCGGGCCGCCGACGGCGCTCACCCGGCGTCCGTCCGACGCGGTGACGCGCGCGGCGTCGCCCGTGCCGAGCAGGCCCGTGCCCTCGAGCTCGACGGCTCCGCGGGCCACGTAGAGGTGCACGAACGGGGCGGTGGGCAGCGTCACCGTCTCGGCGTCCGCGAGCCGGGCCGCGAGCAGCCCGGCGTGCGCGTTGCGGATCCGGATCGCCGTGTCGTCGGCGTGGCGCGCGAGGCCGGAGGCCACGGTCACCAGCCCGCCGCGCTCGAGCTCGGCGGTGATGTCGAGCTGCTCGTAGCCCGGGTCGATGCCCGCGGTGTCGGGCACGACCCACATCTGGACGAAGTGCACGGGCTCGGCGTGCTCAGGACCCCCGGTGATGCGCCAGGAGTCGTTCTTCTCCGAGTGCAGGATCCCGGTGCCCGCGGACATGCGCTGGGCGAGGCCGGGGTGGATGACGCCCGAGTGGCCCTCGGAGTCCTGGTGCACCAGCGCCCCGCCCAGCACCCAGGTGACGATCTCCATGTCGCGGTGCGGGTGCGTCTCGAAGCCGGTGCCGGGGGCGACGACGTCGTCGTTGGAGACCAGGAGCATGCCGAAGTGGGTGTTGGCCGGGTCGTAGTGGCGGCCGAAGGAGAAGCAGTGGCTGCTCTCCAGCCAGCCCGCGTCGGTCGAGAACCGGTCCGTGGCGCGGCGCACGTCCACGGTCGGGGCCAGGGAGGTGTCCATGACGTCCTTCCGAAGTAGTTGCCCATTCAACCAGAGCGGGGGTTGTCGCATTCCACCAACGCGACGGGGCCAGGAACCCGACAGCGCCCTAGGCTGCCGCACGTGACCCCCCGGCAGCGAGCGGCGACCGTGCGCCGGCTCGAGCGGGCCACCGGGCGGCTGGCCACGGCCGCCTCGGCCCGGATGGAGTCCGAGCTGCCGTGGTACGCCGCGATGTCCGCGGCGGACCGGTCGTGGGTCAACCTCGTCGCCCAGGCCGGCATCGCGGCCTTCGTGCAGTGGTTCCGCGAGCCGGAGGGCTCCCAGGCGATCACCGCGGACGTGTTCGGCACGGCGCCGCGCGAGCTCGTGCGCGCGGTCTCCCTCCAGCAGACCGTCGAGCTGGTGCGCACCACGATCAAGGTGGCCGAGGAGCACGTCGACGAGCTCGCCGGGCCGGACGACAGCGCCTGGCTGCGCGAGGGCCTGCTGCTCTACTCCCGCGAGATCGCGTTCGCCGCGGCCGAGGTCTACGCCCGGGCCGCCGAGGCGCGCGGCGCGTGGGACGCCCGGCTGGAGTCCCTCGTGCTCGACTCCCTGCTGCGCGACGACCTCGACGACGACGTCGTCTCCCGCGGCACCGCGCTGGGCTGGGGTGCCGTCTCCGGCGTCTGCGTCGTCACCGGGAACGCTCCTGCCGGCGACCCCGAGACCATCGCCGAGGCGGTCAAGCGCGCCGCCCGCCACCACCGCCTCGACGCGCTCACCGGCGTGCAGGGCCAGCGGCTGGTCGTGGTGCTGGGCAAGGCGGTGGACGCCGAGCGGGCCGCCCGCGCGGTGGTGAGCCAGTTCGCGCCGGGTCCGGTCGTGGTCGGCCCCCTCGTGCCCGGCCTCGCGCAGGCCTCGCGCAGCTCGCGCGAGAGCGTGGCGGGCTTCCGGGCGGCGGCCGGCTGGCCGGACGCGCCCCGCCCGGTCGCGGCGTCCGACCTGCTGCCCGAGCGCGCCCTGGCCGGCGACCCCGAGGCCGTGGCCCGGCTGGTCGACGAGGTCTACGCGCGGCTGCTCGAGGAGGACCCGGCGCTGGTCGACACCGTGTCGGCCTACCTCGAGCGCTCGGGCTCGCTCGAGGGGGCGGCGCGCGAGCTGTTCGTGCACCCCAACACCGTGCGCTACCGCCTGCGCCGCGTGGCCGACGTCACCGGGCTCACGCCCACGCTGCCGCGCGACGCCTGGAGCCTGCGGCTGGCCCTGGCCTACGGCCGCCTCGCTGCCGACCCGGCGTTGTAGGAAACCTCCAAACTTCGGCCGCCGACGTTGGACAGGTCGAAGGCGCAGGTCGGCGGCCCGTTCGACACGCTGGACCCGTGCTCGTCGTCGTCGCGCCCGGTCAGGGCTCCCAGACCCCCGGCTTCCTCACCCCGTGGCTGGAGGTGCCCGGCTTCGAGGACCGCCTGCGCTGGCTGTCCACCGTCGCCGGCGTCGACCTCGTCGGCCACGGCACGCAGAGCGACGCCGACACCATCCGCGACACCGCGGTGGCGCAGCCCCTCCTCGTGGGCGCCGGGCTCGTCTCGCTGCTGAGCCTGTTCCCCCACCCCTCGGACGCGTACGCCAAGATCGCGGCCGGCTCGGGCCACAGCGTGGGCGAGATCACCGCGGCCGTGGGCGCCGGCGTCATCACCGCCGAGCAGGCGATGGTGTTCGTGCGCGAGCGGGGCCGGGCGATGGCCGCGGCCTCCGCGGTGACCCCCACCGGCATGACCGCGGTGCTCGGCGGCGACCCGGACGAGGTCGTGGCCAAGGCCGAGGCGCACGGCCTCACCCCGGCCAACCGCAACGGCGCCGGGCAGGTCGTGGTCGCGGGCACCCTCGAGCAGCTGGCCGCGTTCGCGGCCGACCCGCCCGAGAAGGCGCGGCTGCGGCCGCTGCAGGTGGCCGGCGCGTTCCACACCGCGCACATGGCACCGGCCGTCAGGGTGCTGGCCCAGCACGCGCGCTCGATCTACGTCCACAGCGCCCGGCTGCCCGTGATCAGCAACGCCGACGGCACCGTGGTGCACAGCGGCCGCGAGGTGCTCGCCCGGCTGGTCACCCAGGTGAGCAACCCGGTGCGCTGGGACCTCTGCATGCAGACCATGGCCGAGATGGGCGTGACCGCCCTGCTCGAGCTGCCGCCCGCCGGCACGCTGACGGGCCTGGCCAAGCGCGCGCTGCCCGGCGTCGAGACCGTCTCGCTGAGCACGCCGGACGACCTGCCCGCCGCGTGGGACCTCATCGAGCGCCACGCCACGCAGACGCACATGTCCGACTCCCCCACGTGGCGGCTGCTCGTGTCCCCCGCCAAGGGCACTTTCCGCCTCTCGGTGAGCAGCGAGGTGGGCGACGCCCTCGTCGCCGGCACCGCGGTCGGCTCGGTGGTCAACCTGCGCGACGAGCAGCCGATCGTCGCCGCCCACGGGGGTACGGTCGTCGAGTGGCTCGTCGAGGACGGCGACCCCGTCGCCCCCGGCCAGCCGATCGTGCGACTCCACCCCGAGGCGGTCCACTGATGACGCACACGCTCGCCATGCCCGCGCCCCGCGCAGGCAGCCGGATCCTCTCGGTCGGCTCCTACCGGCCGGCCCGCGTGGTCACCAACGACGAGATCGCCCCGCGCATCGACTCCTCGGACCAGTGGATCCGCGAGCGCTCGGGGATCGTCGAGCGCCGCTG
It includes:
- the aceE gene encoding pyruvate dehydrogenase (acetyl-transferring), homodimeric type, with protein sequence MAPGRDREPLIAGGLPTQYVDVDPDETGEWIDSFDALVANAGPYRARYIMLSLLRRAAEQNVGVPSLRSTDYINTIPPEREPWFPGDEEIEHRIRQYARWNAAIMVHRAQRPGVGVGGHISTYASTASLYEVGYNHFFRGKDHPGGGDQIFFQGHGSPGMYARAFLEGRLSETQMDGFRQELSHPGGGLSSYPHPRLMPEFWEFPTVSMGLGPINAIYQARFNRYLRDRGIKDTSDQHVWAFLGDGEMDEVESRGALQLAAQEELDNLTFVVNCNLQRLDGPVRGNGKIIQELESFFRGAGWNVIKVIWGRRWDELLAQDSDGALVNLMNRTPDGDFQTYKAESGAYVREHFFGRDPRTRKMVEDWTDEEVWSLRRGGHDYRKLYAAYSAATEHTGQPTVILAKTIKGWTLGSHFEGRNATHQMKKLTLDDLKAFRDTLQIPISDDELDAKLPPYYHPGMDHEHIQYMLERRRALGGPIPQRRTVAKPLPQPPDSSYDAVRRGSGKQAVATTMAFVRLLKDLMRDPEIGRRFVPIIPDEARTFGMDSMFPTSKIYSPHGQTYTSVDRDLVLAYKEATTGQILHEGINEAGSVASFTAVGTSYATHGEPMIPIYIFYSMFGFQRTGDAFWAAMDQMARGFVLGATAGRTTLNGEGLQHEDGHSHVLALTNPAVVAYDAAYGYELGHIVKDGLRRMYGEGPDGQGENVFYYLTMYNEPYPQPAEPEGVDVEGILRGLYLLSPATDGDGPRAQILASGVAVPWALRAQELLLADWGVHADVWSVTSWTELRRDGLAADRHNLLEPTGEPRTAYLAQKLAGRPGPFVGVSDYMRELQDTVRPWVPGDYATLGTDGWGMSDTRGALRRHFLVDAESITVRTLASLADRGELRREQVAEAIERYRLTDPAAADAGSTEGSG
- a CDS encoding SDR family NAD(P)-dependent oxidoreductase: MSPATGDGPGGGRTALVTGATRGLGRAVAERLLGLGYQVLVAGRDAELVAATAAEIGAGAVVLDAADPASIERLVEDVESEGLEVSVLVNNAGVCLPDGPLAVDEADLSLQMATNLYGPWLLMRAFVPAMVERGHGRVVNVSSEAGSFAGGPTLGAYGVSKAALNALTVTVAAEVPSDVDVLVNAVCPGWVATDMGGPAAPRTVEQGVEGIVWAATLPAGGPRGGFFRDGEPLAW
- a CDS encoding pirin family protein, which translates into the protein MDTSLAPTVDVRRATDRFSTDAGWLESSHCFSFGRHYDPANTHFGMLLVSNDDVVAPGTGFETHPHRDMEIVTWVLGGALVHQDSEGHSGVIHPGLAQRMSAGTGILHSEKNDSWRITGGPEHAEPVHFVQMWVVPDTAGIDPGYEQLDITAELERGGLVTVASGLARHADDTAIRIRNAHAGLLAARLADAETVTLPTAPFVHLYVARGAVELEGTGLLGTGDAARVTASDGRRVSAVGGPAEVLVWEMHARLG
- a CDS encoding PucR family transcriptional regulator, translated to MESELPWYAAMSAADRSWVNLVAQAGIAAFVQWFREPEGSQAITADVFGTAPRELVRAVSLQQTVELVRTTIKVAEEHVDELAGPDDSAWLREGLLLYSREIAFAAAEVYARAAEARGAWDARLESLVLDSLLRDDLDDDVVSRGTALGWGAVSGVCVVTGNAPAGDPETIAEAVKRAARHHRLDALTGVQGQRLVVVLGKAVDAERAARAVVSQFAPGPVVVGPLVPGLAQASRSSRESVAGFRAAAGWPDAPRPVAASDLLPERALAGDPEAVARLVDEVYARLLEEDPALVDTVSAYLERSGSLEGAARELFVHPNTVRYRLRRVADVTGLTPTLPRDAWSLRLALAYGRLAADPAL
- a CDS encoding acyltransferase domain-containing protein, whose amino-acid sequence is MLVVVAPGQGSQTPGFLTPWLEVPGFEDRLRWLSTVAGVDLVGHGTQSDADTIRDTAVAQPLLVGAGLVSLLSLFPHPSDAYAKIAAGSGHSVGEITAAVGAGVITAEQAMVFVRERGRAMAAASAVTPTGMTAVLGGDPDEVVAKAEAHGLTPANRNGAGQVVVAGTLEQLAAFAADPPEKARLRPLQVAGAFHTAHMAPAVRVLAQHARSIYVHSARLPVISNADGTVVHSGREVLARLVTQVSNPVRWDLCMQTMAEMGVTALLELPPAGTLTGLAKRALPGVETVSLSTPDDLPAAWDLIERHATQTHMSDSPTWRLLVSPAKGTFRLSVSSEVGDALVAGTAVGSVVNLRDEQPIVAAHGGTVVEWLVEDGDPVAPGQPIVRLHPEAVH